A genomic region of Phenylobacterium parvum contains the following coding sequences:
- a CDS encoding extracellular solute-binding protein codes for MKTLLQILSVSLLGMAACSAPKPAEKVVNVYTARHYDSDLALYEQFARETGIKVNRIEGKADELVARLKAEGANSPADVFIAADAGALWRAQEAGLFQALKSQTLEARIPAALREPDGAWFGFSRRARVVAYDAAKVKPEEVDDYAELSGPRFRGKICVRSSDSIYNLSLVGALIEAWGPQKAEAWAKGVVANMARPPEGGDRDQIRAVASGVCEVAITNSYYYLRMASGTDEADRAVTEKVKLAFPSLDGQGSHVNIAGLGLAKASPNRENAVRLMEFLTSPAAQAHIAANNSEFPVSPEVEAPEAVRAYAGFKAHPMSASAFARRQPEAQSIMSAAGWR; via the coding sequence GTGAAAACCCTCCTTCAGATCCTCTCCGTCTCACTCCTCGGGATGGCGGCCTGCTCCGCCCCGAAACCCGCGGAGAAGGTGGTGAACGTCTACACCGCCCGGCACTACGACAGCGACCTGGCCCTCTATGAGCAGTTCGCCCGGGAGACGGGGATCAAGGTCAACAGGATCGAGGGCAAGGCCGACGAGCTTGTCGCCCGCCTCAAGGCGGAGGGCGCCAACAGCCCCGCCGACGTCTTCATCGCCGCCGACGCCGGCGCGCTCTGGAGGGCCCAGGAGGCCGGGCTCTTCCAGGCGCTCAAGTCTCAAACCCTGGAGGCCCGCATACCCGCCGCCCTCCGGGAACCCGATGGCGCCTGGTTCGGCTTCTCCCGACGGGCGCGGGTGGTCGCCTACGACGCGGCCAAGGTGAAGCCCGAGGAAGTCGACGACTATGCCGAACTGTCGGGCCCGCGTTTCCGCGGCAAGATCTGCGTCCGGTCCTCGGACAGCATCTACAACCTGTCCCTGGTGGGCGCCCTGATCGAGGCCTGGGGCCCGCAGAAGGCCGAGGCCTGGGCGAAGGGCGTCGTCGCCAACATGGCCCGGCCTCCTGAAGGCGGGGACCGCGACCAGATCCGCGCCGTCGCCTCGGGGGTCTGCGAGGTCGCGATCACCAACAGCTACTACTACCTGCGCATGGCGTCCGGGACGGACGAGGCGGACCGGGCCGTCACGGAGAAGGTCAAGCTGGCCTTCCCCAGCCTCGACGGCCAGGGATCCCACGTGAACATCGCCGGACTGGGCCTTGCGAAGGCATCGCCCAACCGGGAGAACGCGGTCCGGCTCATGGAGTTCCTGACCTCTCCTGCAGCCCAGGCCCACATCGCGGCGAACAATTCCGAATTCCCGGTCTCGCCCGAAGTTGAGGCCCCAGAGGCGGTGCGGGCCTATGCCGGCTTCAAGGCGCACCCGATGAGCGCTTCGGCCTTCGCCCGCCGCCAGCCGGAGGCCCAGTCGATCATGAGCGCGGCGGGCTGGCGCTGA